From a single Serratia surfactantfaciens genomic region:
- a CDS encoding ABC transporter permease: MKLYWQTFVKVLLGMLERPVWLMLILSLCIMSMVYANRTVWDLPVGVIDQDHSTASRQLIRQLDATSKIAIETYDSLEQAQRDLGWRKLFAVLIMPVDLEKKILSGQNIVVPMYGDATNRLANGQIQQDVVAAYQQLLTEYNNGLLLRSGFSERQAQILLTPILGQTLDVFNPGISFAAIIFPGLLVMLLQHSLLIACIRVNIAMKSMPGGKAPLAAHLGGLTALLPIWLFLSIVLFVLWPWVLGYRQTANIAELLLLTFPFLLAVLGLGKLVTECLRSVEMIYLTLAFITTPIFYLSGTIWPLQSMPAWVRAISYSIPSTWGTKAIAGVNQMGLSLNEVWGDVVMMLILGVVYTLLGFGVGFLRNSVALRGMFRKRRV, from the coding sequence ATGAAGCTTTATTGGCAAACCTTCGTTAAGGTGCTGCTCGGCATGCTGGAGCGGCCGGTGTGGCTGATGCTGATCCTGTCGCTGTGTATCATGAGCATGGTGTACGCCAACCGCACGGTGTGGGATCTGCCGGTGGGGGTGATCGATCAGGATCACAGCACCGCCAGCCGCCAGCTGATCCGCCAACTGGACGCCACCTCCAAGATCGCCATTGAAACTTACGACAGCCTGGAGCAGGCGCAGCGCGATCTCGGCTGGCGCAAGCTGTTTGCGGTGCTCATCATGCCGGTGGATCTGGAGAAGAAAATTCTCAGCGGGCAGAACATCGTGGTGCCGATGTACGGTGACGCCACCAACCGCCTGGCTAACGGCCAGATCCAACAGGACGTGGTGGCGGCCTACCAGCAGTTGTTGACGGAGTACAACAACGGGCTGCTGCTGCGCAGTGGCTTCAGCGAACGGCAGGCGCAGATATTGCTGACGCCGATACTGGGACAAACGCTGGACGTGTTTAACCCCGGCATCAGCTTTGCGGCGATCATCTTCCCCGGCCTGCTGGTGATGCTGTTGCAGCACTCGCTGCTGATCGCCTGTATCCGCGTCAATATCGCCATGAAGAGCATGCCCGGCGGCAAGGCGCCGCTGGCGGCGCACCTCGGCGGGCTGACGGCGCTGCTGCCGATCTGGCTGTTCCTGTCGATCGTGCTGTTCGTGCTGTGGCCGTGGGTCTTGGGCTATCGGCAGACGGCGAACATCGCCGAACTGCTGCTGCTGACCTTCCCGTTCCTGCTGGCGGTATTGGGGCTGGGCAAGCTGGTAACCGAGTGCCTGCGCAGCGTCGAGATGATCTACCTGACGCTGGCGTTCATCACCACGCCGATCTTCTATCTGTCCGGCACCATCTGGCCGCTGCAGTCGATGCCGGCCTGGGTGCGCGCCATCTCGTACAGCATTCCCTCCACCTGGGGCACCAAGGCGATCGCCGGCGTCAACCAGATGGGGCTGTCGCTGAACGAAGTGTGGGGCGACGTGGTGATGATGTTGATACTCGGCGTGGTCTATACCCTGCTGGGCTTCGGCGTGGGTTTCTTGCGCAACAGCGTGGCGCTGCGCGGGATGTTCAGGAAGCGGCGAGTGTAG
- a CDS encoding U32 family peptidase encodes MKYALGPVLYYWPKTDIAAFYQQAAESSADIIYLGESVCTKRREMKVGDWLALAREIARSGKQVVISTLALLQAPSELNELKRYVENGEFLLEANDLGAVNMAAERGLPFVAGHALNCYNAYTLRLLRRQGMVRWCMPVELSRDWLANLLTQCDELGFRHDFEVEVLSYGHLPLAYSARCFTARSENRGKDECETCCIKYPQGRMMRSQEQQQVFVLNGIQTMSGYCYNLGNELPSMQGLVDIVRLSPQGAETLAQIDAFRANERGEQPLALTDHADCNGYWRRVAGLELVS; translated from the coding sequence ATCAACAGGCGGCGGAGAGCAGCGCCGACATCATTTACCTCGGCGAGAGCGTCTGCACCAAACGGCGCGAGATGAAGGTCGGCGATTGGCTGGCGCTGGCGCGCGAAATCGCCCGCAGCGGCAAGCAGGTAGTGATCTCCACGCTGGCGCTGCTGCAGGCGCCGTCCGAGCTGAATGAGCTGAAACGCTATGTGGAGAACGGCGAGTTCCTGCTTGAAGCCAACGATCTGGGCGCGGTGAACATGGCAGCGGAACGCGGTTTGCCGTTCGTCGCCGGCCATGCGCTGAACTGCTACAACGCCTATACCCTACGCCTGCTGCGCCGCCAGGGCATGGTGCGCTGGTGCATGCCGGTCGAGCTGTCGCGCGACTGGCTGGCCAACCTGCTGACGCAGTGCGACGAGCTGGGCTTCCGCCACGATTTCGAGGTGGAGGTGCTGAGCTACGGCCATCTGCCGCTGGCCTATTCGGCGCGCTGCTTCACCGCCCGCTCGGAGAACCGCGGCAAGGACGAGTGCGAAACCTGCTGCATCAAATATCCGCAGGGCCGCATGATGCGTTCGCAGGAACAGCAGCAGGTGTTCGTGCTCAACGGCATCCAGACCATGAGCGGCTACTGCTACAACCTCGGCAACGAGCTGCCGAGCATGCAAGGGTTGGTGGACATCGTGCGGCTGTCGCCGCAGGGCGCCGAGACGCTGGCGCAAATCGACGCCTTCCGCGCCAATGAACGCGGCGAGCAGCCGCTGGCCTTGACCGACCACGCCGACTGCAACGGCTACTGGCGCCGGGTGGCGGGGTTGGAGTTGGTGTCTTAG